In Phaeodactylum tricornutum CCAP 1055/1 chromosome 30, whole genome shotgun sequence, a single window of DNA contains:
- a CDS encoding predicted protein — protein sequence MVKAKKSKKSKPRKEAASNNGTVVYTPSSSHVSAVSGSYKGTKEDLDALDWLRNVENRRSQGEPVLQLEYQEDDVLMTTLQDFLETSAATHEVIDEIYQIWQQTVLSTLLASSALWKQETVQANDQRVLKDCLKTARYKINFALHHVLGAILTSPEPKWKRLQPYVIDVCWQTLALLPRLAESVPHHPTDLRSNILHFEGKEFLASVACETWDTLYDFDISLDPTRFVPILRKLAMLDILDKDWNMLGGWEDILKGLEAKCFHGSVLRLPCDSVLHEHTTLLRNARNSMQCKFFSVRFMRYTEDQAPQRWRYFPKCAAPACAHVETPESPHPHRCESCWYFHYCSPACQEYCDVVLGLHPKFCRDTPANKAASCQRETEAYLGWSDPQSGQPLVCHACGVVQEEVSGADSLVDAQYAIVSNGIPTSSMKRCSKCQKVYYCSRQCQEWDWRVGGHKRVCLFEAAQKQQQQIKELN from the coding sequence ATGGTAAAGGCAAAAAAGAGTAAAAAATCCAAGCCCCGAAAAGAGGCGGCTTCCAACAACGGTACAGTGGTCTACACTCCCAGTAGCAGTCACGTCTCCGCTGTATCCGGTTCCTACAAGGGCACCAAGGAAGACCTCGATGCACTCGATTGGTTGCGGAACGTCGAAAACCGCCGGAGTCAGGGCGAGCCAGTTTTGCAGCTCGAGTATCAGGAAGACGATGTGCTGATGACGACACTGCaggactttttggaaacgtcggcGGCGACGCACGAAGTGATTGACGAAATATATCAAATTTGGCAGCAGACCGTCCTATCGACCTTGCTTGCCAGCTCGGCTTTGTGGAAACAGGAAACCGTGCAAGCGAATGATCAGCGCGTACTGAAAGATTGTTTGAAAACGGCGAGGTATAAAATTAACTTTGCACTGCATCACGTCCTGGGAGCGATTCTGACGTCGCCGGAACCCAAATGGAAACGCCTACAGCCCTACGTGATTGATGTGTGTTGGCAAACGCTGGCGTTGTTACCACGACTGGCCGAGTCGGTACCACATCATCCCACGGATCTGAGATCTAACATTCTGCACTTTGAGGGCAAAGAATTCCTAGCATCGGTCGCCTGTGAAACCTGGGACACATTGTACGACTTCGACATTTCCTTAGATCCGACCCGATTCGTACCCATTCTACGTAAACTCGCCATGTTGGACATTTTAGACAAGGACTGGAACATGCTCGGTGGGTGGGAGGACATACTGAAAGGGTTGGAGGCGAAATGTTTCCACGGATCGGTGCTGCGGTTACCCTGCGATAGTGTTCTGCACGAGCACACGACGTTGTTGCGGAACGCCCGCAACTCAATGCAGTGCAAATTCTTTTCCGTCCGCTTCATGCGGTATACCGAAGACCAGGCACCACAGCGGTGGCGATACTTTCCCAAATGCGCCGCCCCGGCCTGTGCGCACGTGGAAACGCCCGAATCGCCCCATCCGCACCGGTGTGAAAGCTGTTGGTATTTTCATTACTGCAGTCCGGCCTGTCAGGAATACTGCGACGTGGTCCTGGGTCTGCATCCAAAATTCTGCCGTGATACACCGGCTAATAAGGCGGCATCGTGTCAGCGTGAGACCGAGGCGTATTTGGGATGGAGCGATCCCCAATCCGGACAACCACTGGTGTGTCACGCCTGCGGAGTGGTACAAGAAGAGGTCAGTGGTGCCGACAGCCTCGTGGATGCACAGTACGCCATCGTGAGCAATGGAATACCGACATCCAGTATGAAGAGGTGTTCCAAGTGTCAAAAGGTGTATTATTGCAGTCGACAGTGCCAAGAATGGGATTGGCGTGTTGGGGGGCACAAGCGAGTTTGTCTCTTTGAGGCTGCCcaaaagcaacagcagcaaatAAAAGAGTTGAACTGA
- a CDS encoding predicted protein yields VLFVLGGPGAGKGTQSELLQEHYPILHLSAGELLRQEVKKVDSPHAALIESCLVAGQIVPVEISLQLLQNAMRQAKGSQLLFLVDGFPRNEDNLSGWCRLMKNVAMLWSVLVYQCPLDVLEARILERAKISGRSDDNLESVQKRFRTFEKDTVPVIDNLRQVSSQNKMPQWSVEDIRGDQDLEAVWQESQKILNEL; encoded by the coding sequence GTCTTATTTGTGTTGGGAGGACCGGGTGCCGGCAAGGGTACCCAAAGTGAGCTCCTCCAAGAGCATTATCCCATACTTCACCTATCCGCTGGAGAATTGCTCAGACAGGAAGTGAAAAAGGTAGATTCCCCCCACGCCGCTCTCATCGAGTCATGTTTGGTAGCTGGTCAGATTGTACCGGTGGAGATTTCTCTGCAGCTCTTGCAGAATGCCATGCGCCAGGCGAAGGGTTCCCAGCTACTGTTTCTAGTGGATGGTTTCCCGCGGAACGAGGACAATTTGTCGGGGTGGTGCCGTCTTATGAAGAACGTGGCCATGCTGTGGTCCGTACTGGTCTACCAGTGTCCGTTGGATGTATTGGAAGCACGTATTTTGGAACGAGCCAAGATCTCGGGACGATCAGATGACAACTTGGAATCGGTTCAAAAGCGGTTTCGAACATTCGAGAAAGATACCGTTCCCGTTATTGACAATTTGCGTCAGGTTTCCTCACAAAATAAGATGCCACAGTGGTCGGTAGAGGACATTCGCGGAGATCAAGATTTGGAGGCAGTGTGGCAGGAGTCGCAAAAAATCTTGAATGAACTT
- a CDS encoding macrocin o-methyltransferase domain-containing protein (Contains domain for bacterial macrocin O-methyltransferase (TylF) proteins. TylF is responsible for the methylation of macrocin to produce tylosin. Tylosin is a macrolide antibiotic used to treat infections caused by Gram-positive bacteria. It is produced by several Streptomyces species. As with other macrolides, the antibiotic activity of tylosin is due to the inhibition of protein biosynthesis by a mechanism that involves the binding of tylosin to the ribosome, preventing the formation of the mRNA-aminoacyl-tRNA-ribosome complex [), translating into MVSASETVKVRLSCFHDPVSWVAKNAGVLRCCAMALLGTLLISTFRASSTRGTLLQLRSSPERALPCLDVYYKGVITPVSVESDRECLPNHPASDYIQTLISIMVGTPLGGSYHNAADRIGQPPFPYKESLRATGNDWPPFGYTMIGKARAENFRNAIEEVNQHNIPGAVVELGVWRGGAMMIAAAVGKECGNLRELYLFDTFAPIGSYRSEKLQQYLAVPEEDVRGSFRYFDLDGPHVHTEKGLFKDTLPAWKDKKLQIAVLRVDGNFYDSYQDAMYTMYDKVPVGGYVIFDDVMSHRNVMRFWNDFKKEQGLPEDLNRIDDHSAWFRKEKNVKIDWTFFRPPQDANA; encoded by the coding sequence ATGGTTTCGGCTAGCGAAACAGTCAAAGTCAGGTTAAGCTGTTTTCACGACCCTGTATCCTGGGTCGCCAAGAATGCCGGTGTGCTTCGTTGTTGTGCCATGGCTTTGCTGGGCACCTTGCTCATTTCTACGTTCCGAGCATCTTCCACACGTGGAACTCTACTGCAGCTGCGATCCTCTCCAGAACGAGCATTGCCCTGCCTTGACGTCTATTACAAGGGAGTGATTACTCCAGTCTCGGTTGAGAGCGATCGCGAATGTCTCCCCAATCACCCTGCATCGGACTATATACAAACCTTGATCAGTATCATGGTCGGGACACCACTCGGCGGCTCCTATCACAACGCAGCGGATCGCATTGGCCAACCGCCGTTCCCTTACAAAGAATCCCTGCGCGCCACGGGAAATGATTGGCCCCCCTTTGGTTACACCATGATTGGTAAGGCACGCGCGGAAAATTTTCGCAACGCCATCGAAGAAGTCAACCAACACAACATTCCTGGGGCAGTCGTCGAGTTGGGTGTCTGGCGCGGCGGTGCCATGATGATCGCGGCGGCCGTGGGAAAGGAATGTGGAAATTTGCGGGAACTGTACTTATTTGATACCTTTGCGCCGATCGGATCGTACAGGAGTGAGAAATTGCAACAGTATCTGGCGGTTCCGGAAGAAGATGTTCGCGGATCCTTTCGGTACTTTGATCTCGATGGACCGCACGTGCACACCGAAAAGGGCCTCTTCAAAGATACCTTACCGGCGTGGAAAGATAAGAAGCTTCAGATTGCCGTCCTCCGCGTTGATGGCAACTTCTACGACTCGTACCAGGATGCCATGTATACTATGTACGACAAGGTGCCGGTAGGAGGCTACGTGATATTTGACGACGTTATGTCGCACCGGAACGTGATGCGTTTCTGGAACGACTTCAAGAAAGAGCAAGGGCTACCCGAAGACCTGAATCGTATTGATGACCATTCGGCTTGGTTTCGGAAGGAGAAGAATGTCAAGATTGACTGGACATTCTTTCGTCCTCCCCAGGACGCCAACGCATAG
- a CDS encoding predicted protein, whose amino-acid sequence MANSSVGAPSSRDACSQRLPHPSSFLSTTTGRKSTKSGVAKAQEAIVLSQATSQAIVAARSILESGGSEATALSTAKAAAQSILIPFLSDTEHGASKLFLGRRKAKRQADIIASMAILSVTNGSNESEGSAVRDNEAPTFMQHRIGPSGLPGYSCSRKKHPSHCESSVRRGDNNSTLRIKPKHSYPPDRERPYCKEKARHGAGFLNSRRGHVKDAGRSHPNDLAARYPDQDPIYCSPSHKSTLAKQRNKFPSYSSETDDETRSRILGIRGSGSADYIVYGSGTIDTTDQPVHTSTLMTIWWTRIPIKEDRDQDDTFRHESVNERVESSSSANANDVLRKLVSSSSDEKGRKETSIKPRIRESIEQTVLRALSGGVVPPQWGAEAVGIVADAPSDRIFQSRAIREEDLFTGVQPSEPPSPFTATYSRSKMLSHKPRFRKWVTMRKKSKDNHENAIVAFSD is encoded by the exons ATGGCCAATTCTTCGGTCGGAGCGCCGTCGTCTCGTGACGCATGCAGCCAAAGACTTCCGCACCCGTCCAGCTTTCTTTCCACTACGACGGGGCGAAAATCGACAAAAAGCGGTGTTGCCAAAGCCCAGGAAGCCATCGTTCTCTCCCAAGCGACTTCCCAGGCAATCGTTGCCGCACGGTCGATTCTGGAATCGGGCGGATCGGAAGCAACAGCTCTGTCGACGGCCAAGGCAGCAGCACAATCAATTCTAATCCCCTTTTTGTCCGATACCGAACATGGAGCCAGCAAATTGTTCCTGGGACGACGAAAAGCCAAACGACAAGCAGACATTATTGCCTCCATGGCTATCTTATCCGTTACGAATGGATCCAACGAATCGGAGGGTTCCGCAGTCAGAGACAATGAAGCTCCCACGTTTATGCAACACCGAATCGGACCGAGTGGACTACCCGGCTACTCTTGCTCCAGGAAAAAACATCCCAGTCATTGCGAGTCCTCCGTGCGACGAGGAGACAACAATTCCACTTTGAGGATTAAGCCCAAACACTCCTACCCACCAGATCGTGAGAGACCGTATTGCAAAGAGAAGGCACGTCACGGGGCCGGATTTTTGAATTCTAGGCGTGGACACGTGAAAGACGCCGGTCGATCCCACCCGAACGACCTCGCGGCCCGCTATCCCGACCAGGATCCAATCTACTGCTCTCCGTCCCACAAAAGTACACTTGCAAAGCAACGCAACAAGTTTCCCTCCTATAGCTCGGAAACAGACGACGAAACTAGAAGCCGAATACTGGGAATAAGGGGTTCAGGGAGTGCTGATTACATAGTGTACGGCTCTGGAACGATTGATACAACAGATCAGCCCGTTCATA CCTCAACATTGATGACCATCTGGTGGACGCGTATACCGATCAAGGAAGATCGCGATCAGGATGACACTTTCCGGCACGAAAGCGTCAATGAGAGGGTAGAGTCCTCCAGTTCCGCCAACGCTAATGATGTTCTGCGCAAGCTCGTcagttcttcttcggatgaGAAGGGCCGCAAAGAGACATCAATCAAACCGCGAATTCGAGAGTCAATTGAGCAGACTGTACTGCGAGCACTATCAGGCGGTGTTGTGCCTCCTCAGTGGGGCGCAGAGGCCGTAGGTATAGTAGCCGATGCTCCTTCCGATCGGATATTCCAATCACGAGCAATCCGGGAGGAAGATCTGTTTACGGGTGTGCAACCGAGCGAGCCCCCGTCACCTTTCACAGCAACATACAGCAGAAGCAAAATGCTGAGTCACAAACCACGCTTCCGCAAGTGGGTCACAATGCgcaaaaaaagcaaagacAATCACGAGAATGCAATAGTTGCATTCTCTGATTAA
- a CDS encoding predicted protein, giving the protein MMDQSVGWDHEKENVGYFHKHVEKGGLIMASRDNDEANIDLAVLSVPLAEATSTLLELCSSNNTRIVQMEGYVTAKRGFGSSFCFLDLSERGWERRPVQVMLKRQNYSPPMGADSDGNAPTFDGIFRSMLPGTYASITGVASPTRNPGEAVLLCREVDLLGLPRNPQHIRVILECTAKGLLPIASVARLYNQSAEQLQRDLECSGEGCYGKPFDSLAKMVLRSLPADERYPDLVKYKQSFRLPVAPAETYSLPESVKMATKVSVSGIKESAPPLSVEAVLSQFYESEDIDCSGSTLQLPACVHGWIQNRRRFDRNVTVLELVDSLRESDNSTTLESAPHFCQRLKCVSHPQILAVSDTMAHLLAPSAQVQIQGVVIGDKNDGAPTLWITNIRLLQASWWPSVTRFLLELVLEKRFSVPDAALALQVSESEVVEATNANALDLTARQWKAAEFSQALKLKAQEGSSVTCSTEEIFILEKYEAKCADQFPIQDVTNHVSEWLHTPVRGVVGEGKKSRSWFGWANKYWRFYKHTRIGIAHQVSEFRILDVGGGQGWLANHLAQTVPEARIQVIDIASGAVQNGAMRSRRLGLSNNNRVSYTVGDASSPNLTLWEDDFDLVVALHACGGLTDVALSHARSRQIPFVICPCCYRSNAHLQVQASSSSSSSTSSVNISRWLDVAPTTGADEYTILTRLAETQHDLVLSRRATHVVGRLRAAATERDIPNIQVSLWTFPVAFSTRNLCLVGKYR; this is encoded by the exons ATGATGGATCAGTCGGTCGGATGGGACcatgaaaaggaaaatgtcGGCTACTTTCATAAGCATGTAGAGAAGGGTGGGCTAATTATG GCTTCTagagacaacgacgaggCAAACATTGATCTCGCGGTCTTGTCCGTACCACTGGCTGAAGCGACGTCCACACTGCTAGAACTCTGCTCCTccaacaacacaagaatCGTACAGATGGAAGGATACGTAACGGCGAAACGAGGCTTTGGGTCCTCCTTTTGCTTCCTGGATCTGTCCGAACGGGGGTGGGAACGTAGACCTGTACAAGTCATGCTGAAGAGACAAAATTATAGCCCACCAATGGGAGCAGATAGCGATGGGAATGCACCTACATTCGATGGGATTTTTAGGTCAATGCTCCCGGGAACATACGCTTCCATCACGGGCGTTGCGTCGCCGACCCGCAACCCTGGGGAAGCTGTTTTATTGTGTCGCGAAGTAGATTTGTTGGGCCTCCCGCGCAACCCGCAGCATATTCGTGTGATTCTGGAATGCACCGCCAAAGGTCTATTGCCCATTGCGAGTGTCGCTCGTCTCTATAACCAATCGGCCGAGCAACTTCAGCGTGATCTAGAATGCAGCGGCGAAGGATGCTATGGAAAGCCTTTCGACAGCCTAGCCAAGATGGTTTTGCGGTCGCTGCCAGCCGATGAACGGTACCCTGATTTGGTGAAGTACAAGCAAAGCTTCCGGCTACCCGTTGCACCCGCCGAGACTTACTCTTTGCCAGAAAGCGTTAAAATGGCGACAAAGGTCTCGGTTTCTGGAATTAAAGAGAGCGCTCCACCGCTTTCTGTCGAGGCCGTCTTGTCACAATTTTATGAATCAGAGGACATAGATTGTTCTGGCTCCACTTTGCAGCTCCCAGCCTGTGTACATGGATGGATCCAGAATCGTCGACGATTCGATCGCAATGTGACGGTCCTGGAATTGGTGGATTCCTTGCGGGAAAGCGACAATAGCACTACACTGGAGAGCGCGCCTCACTTTTGCCAGCGGCTGAAATGTGTTTCGCATCCCCAAATACTTGCCGTGTCGGACACGATGGCGCATTTGCTGGCTCCTTCGGCCCAAGTGCAAATACAAGGCGTGGTGATCGGGGATAAGAATGATGGTGCACCGACGCTTTGGATAACAAACATCCGGCTGCTCCAAGCAAGCTGGTGGCCTTCGGTGACGCGCtttcttttggaattggTTTTGGAAAAGCGATTTAGTGTCCCCGATGCAGCTTTGGCCTTGCAAGTGTCGGAATCGGAAGTTGTCGAGGCCACCAACGCGAACGCATTGGACTTGACAGCCCGTCAGTGGAAGGCTGCCGAGTTTTCGCAAGCGCTAAAGCTCAAGGCGCAAGAAGGATCCTCCGTGACTTGTTCCACAGAAGAGATTTTCATTCTGGAAAAGTATGAAGCAAAGTGTGCCGATCAGTTTCCCATCCAAGATGTAACGAATCACGTGTCTGAA TGGTTACACACTCCCGTGAGGGGAGTCGTTGGAGAAGGCAAAAAGAGCCGCAGTTGGTTTGGATGGGCAAACAAGTATTGGAGGTTCTACAAACACACCCGAATTGGAATAGCACACCAGGTCAGTGAGTTTCGTATCCTCGATGTTGGAGGCGGCCAAGGTTGGTTGGCGAACCATTTGGCCCAAACCGTCCCGGAGGCTCGAATTCAAGTTATCGATATTGCTTCGGGTGCCGTCCAGAATGGTGCCATGCGTTCCCGGCGCCTCGGACTATCCAACAATAACCGGGTATCGTATACTGTTGGCGATGCATCTTCCCCAAATTTGACGCTCTGGGAGGATGACTTCGACTTGGTCGTGGCGTTGCACGCCTGCGGAGGCTTGACCGACGTGGCTTTGTCGCATGCGCGGTCCCGCCAGATCCCATTTGTAATTTGCCCGTGCTGCTACCGTTCGAATGCACATTTACAGGTACAagcgtcgtcatcgtcatcgtcgtccacaaGTTCCGTCAATATTTCGAGATGGCTCGACGTGGCGCCAACGACCGGGGCGGATGAGTACACCATCTTGACGCGTTTGGCCGAAACGCAGCACGATCTGGTGCTGTCCCGCCGGGCGACGCACGTCGTTGGTCGCTTACGCGCCGCCGCGACGGAACGAGATATACCCAACATCCAGGTATCGCTGTGGACCTTTCCCGTGGCTTTTTCCACCCGCAACCTCTGTTTAGTGGGTAAGTATAGATAG
- a CDS encoding fucoxanthin chlorophyll a/c protein, deviant — MKITALCLTALVSASHAFAPSTPSSASSSARALSTESTSDVPLLQIKEKVPCFGAAPFIGDNDVFFGENYWDKLTMEYGSAETGQYLRAAELKHGRAAMLAVVGFALQKLGVTFDKISPHEYLSVTQNVKFADLAAMGPLQAVQAVPLEGYAQVFAAIAAVEIYELTHRDGEIKRDESVAPGLQPGGLTGDLGWNPLDIKITEDRRLKEIQNGRAAMFAICAWVAAEAVPGSVPLPLPW, encoded by the coding sequence ATGAAGATTACGGCACTCTGTTTGACTGCGTTGGTCTCGGCGTCGCACGCCTTTGCCCCATCCACCccgtcgtcggcttcgtcgtcggcgcgTGCGCTCAGCACCGAGAGTACCAGCGACGTGCCCCTCCTCCAAATCAAGGAAAAGGTCCCCTGCTTCGGCGCGGCTCCCTTTATCGGTGACAACGACGTCTTCTTCGGTGAGAACTACTGGGACAAGCTCACCATGGAGTACGGCAGCGCCGAGACGGGTCAGTACCTCCGCGCCGCTGAACTCAAGCACGGACGCGCCGCCATGTTGGCCGTCGTCGGATTCGCCCTGCAAAAACTAGGCGTCACCTTTGACAAGATCTCCCCCCACGAGTACCTCAGCGTCACGCAAAACGTCAAGTTCGCCGATCTAGCCGCCATGGGACCACTCCAAGCCGTGCAGGCCGTGCCCCTCGAAGGATACGCACAAGTATTCGCCGCCATTGCCGCCGTGGAAATCTACGAACTCACCCACCGAGACGGAGAAATCAAACGGGATGAGTCCGTCGCGCCCGGATTGCAGCCCGGGGGATTGACCGGCGATCTCGGATGGAACCCACTCGACATCAAAATCACCGAAGACCGACGTCTCAAGGAAATTCAAAACGGACGCGCCGCCATGTTCGCCATTTGTGCCTGGGTCGCCGCCGAAGCCGTCCCCGGCTCCGTTCCTTTGCCGCTTCCGTGGTag
- a CDS encoding predicted protein, giving the protein MRFGTKPAVLIPYAWVPWVAVLLLLTLPPLVSGIRSRTAFAVPTHTRTRPTVRAVPPGDDDHHHHESVASTDSDYSVPVSRTALEWTVQDYARRNMVSVLVGGMVLAIVPGVGGAGTDDNNNSNADNESFASIASRANVMSKKAASELPATASGVRATDQTCYDFSLPVAGLAVPMATLINQVFYDSNSDEARDGEAVKVKAIVVVNIKQDDPVARKTIPELISLATKYSGRDGTGAVAIVCCPTDQGYYEPDTSALLRLKLGAEYGYGINPATIVTDKVNLLGTGAHPFWRWLQSTSRTPAGLGRIEGNFEKFLIDGRTGLPVRRYPRKYAPLNLQDDVEALIATRPLPPAKANFLEAWRAAAAEAERDTYRFEKGLNVFDQ; this is encoded by the coding sequence ATGCGGTTCGGTACGAAACCTGCCGTCCTTATTCCATACGCGTGGGTTCCGTGGGTCGCCGTGTTACTACTATTGACACTGCCTCCACTCGTGTCGGGGATCCGATCCCGGACGGCCTTTGCCGTTCCGACCCACACCCGAACCCGACCGACGGTACGTGCGGTACCGCCTGGGGACGAcgaccaccaccaccacgaatCGGTAGCCTCTACGGATTCGGACTACTCGGTACCAGTCTCACGGACGGCACTGGAATGGACCGTTCAAGACTACGCACGTCGGAACATGGTTTCCGTCCTCGTGGGTGGAATGGTACTAGCAATCGTGCCTGGCGTCGGTGGTGCGGGgacggacgacaacaacaacagtaacgCGGACAACGAAAGTTTCGCTTCCATTGCGTCCCGGGCCAACGTCATGTCCAAAAAGGCCGCCAGTGAATTGCCCGCCACGGCCAGTGGAGTCCGCGCCACCGACCAGACCTGCTACGACTTTAGTCTCCCCGTGGCCGGCCTCGCGGTGCCCATGGCGACGCTCATTAATCAGGTCTTTTATGACAGTAACAGCGACGAGGCCCGCGACGGCGAAGCCGTCAAAGTCAAGGCCATTGTGGTCGTTAACATTAAACAAGACGACCCCGTGGCCCGAAAAACCATTCCGGAACTCATCTCCCTCGCCACCAAATACTCCGGTCGCGACGGCACCGGCGCCGTCGCCATTGTCTGTTGCCCCACCGATCAGGGATACTACGAACCCGACACGTCGGCCCTCCTCCGGCTCAAACTTGGGGCCGAGTACGGATACGGTATTAACCCGGCCACCATCGTCACGGACAAGGTCAATTTGCTCGGCACCGGAGCGCATCCCTTTTGGCGTTGGCTCCAATCCACCAGCCGGACTCCGGCCGGTTTGGGACGCATCGAaggaaatttcgaaaaattcCTGATTGACGGTCGCACCGGCTTGCCCGTCCGGCGGTACCCACGCAAGTACGCTCCACTCAATCTGCAGGACGACGTCGAAGCCCTCATCGCCACCCGACCCCTCCCGCCCGCCAAAGCCAACTTTCTCGAAGCCTGGcgagccgccgccgccgaGGCCGAACGTGATACCTACCGATTCGAAAAAGGACTCAACGTCTTTGATCAGTAA